The Thiosulfativibrio zosterae genome has a window encoding:
- a CDS encoding response regulator transcription factor, which translates to MQNMDFTIAVIEDDPIQLENLQTALKGQGFSVVSYADRVSAEKGFNQSLPDLVISDIILGTEMDGGFDLAKHLLTFERPIPIIFLSERQSEFDIYTGHALGAIDYLPKPISLNVMIAKVKNLLRITGSTASNPTQPQSASKIEGLHLADNQFKAYWNDKPLDLTATEYEMLRQFALSGQKTVVTYDTLQESTQGVVERNTINTHICRIRNAFKKVDQDFNLIHNEYGRGYSWQNKN; encoded by the coding sequence ATGCAAAACATGGACTTTACAATTGCTGTCATCGAAGATGACCCAATACAATTGGAAAACTTGCAAACCGCATTAAAAGGGCAAGGTTTCTCTGTGGTTAGTTATGCTGATCGCGTCAGCGCGGAAAAAGGGTTTAATCAATCCTTACCAGACCTGGTTATTTCTGACATTATTTTGGGTACAGAAATGGATGGTGGATTCGATTTAGCCAAGCACCTATTAACATTTGAGCGCCCTATTCCGATTATTTTCTTATCTGAAAGACAGTCTGAGTTTGATATCTATACAGGGCACGCTTTAGGCGCCATTGATTATTTACCAAAACCCATCAGTTTGAATGTGATGATTGCTAAGGTCAAAAACCTGTTAAGAATTACAGGCTCTACTGCCAGCAACCCCACACAACCGCAAAGTGCATCGAAAATTGAAGGGCTTCACTTAGCAGACAATCAATTCAAAGCCTATTGGAATGATAAACCCTTAGACCTAACAGCAACCGAATACGAAATGCTACGCCAATTTGCCCTATCGGGTCAAAAAACAGTGGTTACTTATGACACTTTGCAAGAGTCGACTCAAGGGGTTGTAGAGCGCAATACCATCAATACCCATATTTGCCGTATTCGTAATGCGTTTAAGAAAGTTGATCAAGACTTTAATCTCATTCATAACGAATATGGGCGTGGTTATAGTTGGCAAAATAAAAACTAA
- the dnaB gene encoding replicative DNA helicase: MNNNEELFKTPPHSIDAEQSVLGGLMLSNEKIEDVAVIVNEFDFYTKQHQVIFGAIIDLNQKNKPFDIVTVIESLTSSGLLEVAGQKGYLVELVQNTPGAANILYYAQLVREKSILRSLITSCNEITETCYHPQGKDIREILDFSESRIMRIAEHNSGKQREYKTMETLLESAIVKIDELFNSNGNITGLETHITKFDEITSGLQKGDLIIVAGRPSMGKTTFSMNLAENIATKNGTPVAVFSMEMPGEQLAMRMISSIGKIDAQRMRTGRFEQDDWPKLNKAVSVLSGADVYIDDSPALMITELRARARRIDKDVRSKQLKKATEEGFENPESKVTGLGLVVIDYLQLMRGSNSNDNRVNEISEISRGLKALAKELNIPVIALSQLNRSLEQRPNKRPVMSDLRESGAIEQDADLILFIYRDEVYHPDTEDKGTAEIIIGKHRNGPLDTVRVTFIGKYTRFENHAGFNVPDQGY; this comes from the coding sequence ATGAACAATAACGAAGAATTATTTAAAACGCCACCACATTCCATCGACGCTGAGCAATCGGTATTGGGCGGTTTGATGCTGTCTAATGAAAAGATAGAAGATGTTGCGGTGATTGTGAATGAATTTGATTTCTATACTAAGCAACATCAAGTGATCTTCGGCGCGATTATTGACCTAAATCAAAAAAACAAGCCTTTTGATATAGTCACCGTCATTGAATCTTTAACCTCAAGTGGATTGCTTGAAGTTGCAGGTCAAAAGGGCTATTTGGTTGAGTTGGTGCAAAACACCCCAGGTGCCGCCAATATTCTTTATTACGCACAGTTGGTCAGAGAAAAGTCCATATTGCGTTCATTAATTACTTCATGTAATGAGATTACAGAAACTTGTTACCACCCCCAAGGTAAGGATATTCGAGAAATTCTAGATTTTTCTGAATCTCGTATTATGCGGATTGCTGAGCATAATTCTGGCAAGCAACGCGAATATAAAACCATGGAAACCCTATTGGAGTCGGCGATAGTCAAGATTGATGAGTTGTTTAACTCTAACGGAAACATTACTGGGCTAGAAACGCATATAACCAAGTTTGATGAGATCACCTCTGGCTTGCAAAAAGGTGATTTAATCATCGTTGCGGGTCGTCCTTCTATGGGTAAAACAACCTTTTCAATGAACTTGGCTGAAAATATCGCCACCAAAAATGGCACGCCTGTCGCGGTATTCAGTATGGAGATGCCCGGCGAACAATTGGCCATGCGTATGATTAGCTCTATCGGCAAAATTGATGCGCAGCGCATGAGAACTGGGCGCTTTGAACAAGATGACTGGCCAAAATTAAACAAGGCTGTCAGTGTTCTATCCGGCGCAGATGTTTATATTGATGACTCGCCAGCTTTGATGATTACAGAGCTCAGAGCCAGAGCCAGACGCATTGATAAAGATGTGCGTAGCAAACAACTTAAAAAGGCAACTGAAGAGGGGTTTGAAAATCCTGAGTCTAAAGTTACCGGCCTAGGTTTGGTGGTGATTGACTACTTACAACTTATGCGTGGTTCTAATAGCAATGATAACCGCGTCAATGAGATTTCTGAGATTTCGAGAGGACTTAAAGCACTTGCCAAAGAATTAAATATTCCCGTGATTGCCTTATCTCAGTTAAATCGCAGCTTGGAGCAGCGCCCTAATAAGCGTCCCGTTATGTCCGATTTGCGTGAATCAGGTGCCATTGAGCAGGATGCGGATTTGATTTTGTTTATCTATAGAGATGAGGTTTATCATCCTGATACCGAAGATAAGGGTACGGCAGAAATTATTATTGGTAAGCATCGTAATGGGCCATTAGACACGGTTAGAGTCACCTTTATTGGAAAATACACAAGATTTGAAAATCATGCTGGTTTTAATGTGCCAGACCAGGGTTATTAG
- a CDS encoding MATE family efflux transporter, with amino-acid sequence MKRAEFIQEAKLLIQLAIPIFLAQIALTSLGVVDTLMSSWVGTHDLAAIGLGSSILLPIFMVPTGILLALTPLIAKSYGKQDHLQIRLFLIQGLWVALPLGAIAALVLLNLKPLLLSLSLEPEVFRLTLDYLTYIAWGLPGIALFQALRFFWEGLGKTLPTMLISFFALLINIPLNAIFIYGLGPIEAQGAAGCGIASSLVMWSMFLVGLGYVLSGFETRQYLNKLLEKPNFSAIKSILTLGIPNTLALLFEVSLFSLIALFIAQLGSVVIAAHQIALSYSSLVFMVPLSLSMAVSVRIATVYGQNNKVRLLSVYKVSMAIALAVGLILMSFTYLLNQTIVGWFTSDAAVSQLALILLFYAIAYQVFDSIQSTSAGALRGLHNTKITMVVTFVSYWLIGLGMGYVLSLTDILVPAMGVEGFWLGIFIGIFFAAVILTFQLRQLMKRTVLEMAS; translated from the coding sequence ATGAAAAGAGCTGAGTTTATTCAAGAAGCCAAACTGCTGATACAGTTAGCCATTCCGATATTTTTAGCCCAAATTGCGCTCACCAGTTTAGGTGTGGTCGATACGCTTATGTCGAGTTGGGTGGGCACGCATGATTTAGCAGCCATAGGGTTAGGGAGCAGTATTCTGTTGCCGATATTTATGGTTCCAACAGGTATTTTGCTGGCCTTAACGCCTTTAATTGCTAAGTCTTATGGCAAGCAAGATCATCTACAAATTAGGCTGTTTTTGATTCAAGGGCTTTGGGTTGCTTTGCCTTTGGGGGCAATTGCGGCTCTAGTGTTATTAAACCTTAAACCTTTGCTACTTTCCTTATCTTTAGAACCCGAAGTCTTTAGGCTGACCTTAGATTATTTAACCTATATTGCTTGGGGCTTGCCTGGCATCGCATTATTTCAGGCGCTTCGATTTTTTTGGGAAGGGTTGGGTAAAACCCTGCCTACCATGCTGATTAGTTTTTTTGCATTGCTTATTAACATTCCGCTGAATGCGATATTTATTTATGGACTGGGTCCCATTGAGGCTCAGGGTGCGGCAGGTTGTGGTATTGCCAGTAGTTTAGTCATGTGGTCAATGTTTTTGGTTGGACTTGGGTATGTCTTGTCTGGATTTGAAACACGCCAATACTTAAACAAACTTTTAGAAAAACCCAATTTTTCGGCGATAAAAAGCATTCTCACTTTGGGCATTCCCAATACCTTAGCGTTATTATTTGAGGTGAGTTTGTTCAGTTTAATTGCCTTGTTTATTGCGCAGTTAGGATCGGTAGTGATTGCTGCACATCAAATAGCCTTGAGTTATTCTTCACTGGTTTTTATGGTGCCTTTAAGTTTGTCGATGGCGGTGAGCGTGCGAATTGCAACCGTTTATGGTCAAAATAATAAAGTGCGTCTACTGAGCGTATATAAAGTGTCTATGGCGATAGCCTTAGCGGTCGGTTTGATTTTAATGTCGTTTACTTACCTACTGAATCAAACGATTGTTGGTTGGTTTACCAGTGATGCAGCGGTGTCTCAATTGGCGTTAATATTATTGTTCTATGCGATAGCGTATCAAGTCTTTGATTCTATTCAGTCGACCAGTGCCGGCGCGTTGCGAGGATTACATAATACTAAGATTACCATGGTCGTGACATTTGTCAGTTATTGGCTGATAGGTTTGGGAATGGGTTATGTCCTATCCTTAACGGATATTTTAGTGCCAGCCATGGGCGTTGAAGGATTTTGGTTGGGCATTTTTATTGGCATTTTCTTTGCAGCCGTTATCTTAACTTTTCAATTAAGACAATTAATGAAACGAACTGTGTTGGAGATGGCGTCATGA
- the rpsF gene encoding 30S ribosomal protein S6 — translation MRHYEVVFLVHPDQSEQVPAMVERYRGVIEEKGGKVHRLEDLGRRQLAYPINKVHKAHYILMNIECGQVELKELENLFYYNDAVLRNMIIKRNEAVTEPSVFQGKKEEKRQGAYNG, via the coding sequence ATGCGTCATTATGAAGTCGTATTTTTAGTTCACCCTGATCAAAGCGAACAAGTACCTGCAATGGTTGAACGCTACCGTGGTGTTATTGAAGAAAAAGGTGGAAAAGTTCACCGTCTTGAAGATTTAGGTCGTCGTCAATTGGCCTACCCAATCAACAAAGTACACAAAGCTCATTACATCCTAATGAACATCGAATGTGGTCAAGTAGAGCTTAAAGAGCTAGAAAACTTGTTCTACTACAACGATGCCGTTTTACGCAATATGATTATTAAGCGTAACGAAGCGGTTACTGAACCTTCAGTATTCCAAGGTAAAAAAGAAGAAAAACGTCAAGGAGCTTACAATGGCTAG
- the rpsR gene encoding 30S ribosomal protein S18 yields the protein MARGFGRKKFCRFTVDGIKEIDYKDLDILRSYITETGKIVPSRITGTSAKYQRQLATAIKRARYIALLPYTDQHK from the coding sequence ATGGCTAGAGGATTTGGTAGAAAGAAATTCTGTCGTTTTACAGTTGATGGAATCAAAGAGATTGACTACAAAGATTTAGATATCTTAAGAAGTTATATTACTGAAACTGGCAAAATTGTTCCAAGTCGTATTACTGGAACAAGTGCAAAATATCAGCGTCAATTAGCAACAGCTATCAAACGCGCTCGTTATATTGCGTTGTTGCCTTACACAGATCAACACAAATAA
- a CDS encoding YchJ family protein has product MMQLCPCGSNESYQNCCQPYHQGTLWPRTAEALMRSRYSAFALQNADYLLKTWAKTTRPGQFSFEKGLIWQGLEIVEVVKGQIKDKRGQVHFKASYRLEPNESGILEELSQFKKDSAGHWMYIDGEIF; this is encoded by the coding sequence ATGATGCAACTCTGTCCTTGTGGCTCGAATGAGTCTTATCAAAATTGTTGCCAACCTTACCATCAAGGAACGCTTTGGCCGCGCACAGCTGAAGCCTTAATGCGCTCAAGATACAGTGCTTTTGCGCTGCAAAATGCGGATTATTTGCTGAAAACCTGGGCAAAAACAACCAGGCCTGGTCAATTTTCGTTTGAAAAAGGGCTTATTTGGCAAGGTTTAGAAATTGTTGAAGTGGTTAAGGGGCAAATCAAAGATAAACGAGGGCAAGTTCATTTTAAAGCCAGTTATCGTTTAGAGCCAAATGAATCAGGCATCTTAGAAGAATTGAGCCAGTTTAAGAAAGATTCTGCTGGCCACTGGATGTACATTGATGGGGAAATTTTTTAA
- a CDS encoding SPOR domain-containing protein → MAQTISELEKERAELLQAIESQAQQFSSQRSTNADAPVEHTLKDWLNAAEEVMPTSPVRNTAAPRNANAAASAAKSTNKPATSKASFFGVIIMLSLLLTILGVLYIAYTSIHNELQKVMATNKNMNEAFTEMQAQVAELKNTVITGGKTESFDALKEKVAALETELNQLKAQQAELIKNPPAMPLAAQAVPVEQASEVLVAANAGNLVTNEVLDAKLKVYTEQIDSKLELIMQFLKIASPAENDASQSVLSPKAKEASSEKTFEPLTINEPQAPSIKTLDQPLVKLVKTVKLPEKPQEPSDPLKNYSPEVNWLMNEPAFNFTLQLASLADYASAQKMKDEKGLADAKIIPQTRNDVTSYVLLVGSFNERQAADKAANSLKANHNISPWVRKIKDLTVRVE, encoded by the coding sequence ATGGCACAAACCATCTCCGAACTGGAAAAAGAACGCGCTGAACTCCTGCAAGCCATAGAGTCGCAGGCACAACAGTTTTCCAGTCAACGCAGCACAAATGCTGATGCTCCCGTAGAACACACACTTAAAGACTGGTTAAATGCCGCAGAGGAAGTTATGCCTACAAGTCCTGTTAGAAATACCGCCGCCCCAAGAAACGCTAATGCTGCTGCCAGTGCGGCTAAGTCAACCAATAAGCCAGCCACCTCAAAGGCGTCTTTTTTTGGCGTGATTATTATGCTGTCTTTGTTGTTGACGATTTTGGGTGTTCTCTATATTGCATACACCAGTATTCATAACGAATTACAAAAGGTGATGGCGACTAATAAAAATATGAATGAAGCCTTCACTGAAATGCAGGCTCAGGTTGCTGAGTTAAAAAATACCGTGATTACTGGCGGTAAAACCGAATCTTTTGATGCTTTAAAAGAAAAAGTAGCCGCCTTAGAAACAGAATTAAATCAATTAAAAGCGCAGCAAGCAGAATTGATTAAAAATCCACCGGCAATGCCACTAGCTGCTCAGGCTGTTCCGGTTGAACAGGCGTCAGAAGTTTTAGTCGCTGCTAACGCCGGTAATTTAGTCACTAATGAAGTGCTCGATGCTAAGTTAAAAGTGTATACCGAGCAAATCGACAGTAAGCTAGAGTTGATAATGCAATTTTTAAAAATAGCCTCGCCTGCTGAAAATGATGCATCTCAATCCGTTTTGTCACCTAAAGCAAAAGAAGCATCCTCTGAAAAAACCTTTGAGCCGCTAACGATCAATGAGCCACAGGCGCCCAGTATTAAAACGCTAGATCAACCTTTGGTGAAATTGGTTAAAACCGTTAAGTTGCCTGAAAAACCTCAAGAACCTTCAGATCCTTTAAAAAATTATTCTCCTGAAGTGAATTGGCTGATGAATGAACCGGCGTTTAATTTTACCTTGCAGTTAGCCAGCTTAGCGGATTATGCGTCGGCACAAAAAATGAAAGATGAAAAAGGGTTGGCAGATGCCAAAATTATTCCTCAAACACGAAACGACGTAACTTCTTATGTTTTGTTGGTAGGCAGTTTTAACGAACGACAAGCAGCAGATAAAGCTGCCAACAGTTTAAAGGCTAACCACAATATCTCTCCTTGGGTTAGAAAAATCAAAGACTTGACGGTCAGAGTTGAATAG
- a CDS encoding DUF2232 domain-containing protein yields MLAVASFSMKGATQAFIATLVFSALTVWLAPFGVIVGALIALVTLRIGVIEGLKTLIVAGATSILLSTTMLGSYWPGLVSIMEYMLPVWIASVVLRNTNSLALALNAIMMLVGLLVIGFHLMVGDTEAWWIQLYNTQLAPLLEQAGVDFKELDVTQMVSMITLLMAIFAVTLWFSIVLLGRWWQSKLYYPGRFREDFYQLRLPKNVAYVTVVFAVLGLVLDGNNLIQDLSSVLMAGLMFQGLAIIHFAVNQRALNTGWLVGLYVLLLLFPQTLLVLATVGLLDIWMNVRVRLQKD; encoded by the coding sequence ATGTTAGCAGTTGCAAGTTTTTCGATGAAAGGGGCTACACAAGCCTTTATTGCAACCCTGGTATTTTCAGCGCTGACCGTTTGGTTAGCCCCATTTGGTGTTATTGTTGGTGCTTTAATTGCACTGGTAACCCTTAGAATTGGGGTGATTGAAGGGTTAAAAACATTGATAGTCGCTGGTGCCACCAGTATTTTACTATCAACGACCATGTTAGGAAGTTATTGGCCGGGTTTGGTTTCCATTATGGAGTATATGCTCCCAGTATGGATTGCTTCCGTCGTTCTTCGTAATACTAACTCTTTGGCACTGGCATTAAATGCCATCATGATGTTAGTTGGGCTTCTGGTTATCGGCTTTCATTTGATGGTTGGTGATACAGAAGCCTGGTGGATTCAACTTTATAACACTCAACTGGCCCCGCTCTTAGAGCAGGCAGGCGTTGATTTTAAAGAGTTGGATGTCACTCAAATGGTATCTATGATTACCTTGTTAATGGCTATTTTTGCAGTAACACTTTGGTTTTCAATAGTGCTGTTGGGTCGTTGGTGGCAAAGCAAGTTGTATTATCCAGGTCGCTTTAGAGAAGATTTTTATCAACTTAGACTGCCTAAAAATGTCGCCTATGTCACGGTTGTTTTTGCTGTGCTAGGGCTGGTTTTAGATGGCAATAATTTGATACAAGATTTATCAAGTGTTCTGATGGCAGGTTTAATGTTTCAGGGATTGGCAATTATTCATTTTGCTGTCAATCAAAGAGCTTTAAACACAGGCTGGCTAGTAGGCTTATATGTTTTATTGTTGTTGTTTCCACAAACACTTTTGGTTTTAGCCACGGTTGGACTTTTGGATATTTGGATGAATGTCCGTGTTCGATTGCAAAAAGATTAA
- the alr gene encoding alanine racemase, translating into MMNYRPVKAFINFEALKSNLKQVRAFAPKSKILAVIKANGYGHGMTRVAEQLSMADAFGVASIDEAIKLRHKGFLHRILLLEGLFCESEFALVIQHRLDFVIHSEHQLDWLMRLNHSQPLNVWVKIDTGMHRLGFLPEHFPKVIKKLQTLKVQPNIITMSHFASAGESTAFTLEQLDCFNSLTQGMNGAKSLANSAAIQNLPAAHFDWVRPGIMLYGAGDLSTGQQLSPLKPVMTLKTEVTSLKWIEAGESVGYGQTWKATKKSFVGVLAVGYGDGYPRHAVSGTPVLVAGKRVPLIGRVSMDMITVDLTDLADSVQIGDEAILWGEGLPVDEVAKHASTIAYELLCGVTARVPIIEVRAS; encoded by the coding sequence ATGATGAACTATCGTCCCGTTAAAGCCTTTATTAATTTCGAAGCACTAAAATCTAACTTAAAACAGGTAAGAGCTTTTGCGCCTAAGTCTAAGATTTTAGCGGTGATTAAAGCCAATGGTTATGGTCATGGCATGACAAGGGTTGCTGAGCAACTCTCTATGGCTGATGCGTTTGGTGTTGCTTCTATTGATGAGGCGATTAAGTTGCGTCATAAGGGTTTTTTGCATCGCATTTTGTTACTGGAAGGGCTGTTTTGTGAGTCCGAATTTGCATTGGTTATTCAACACCGTCTAGATTTTGTGATTCATTCCGAACATCAACTCGACTGGCTGATGCGCTTAAATCATTCTCAACCGTTAAATGTTTGGGTAAAAATAGATACTGGAATGCACCGTTTGGGTTTTTTACCAGAGCATTTTCCAAAGGTCATTAAAAAGCTTCAAACACTCAAGGTTCAGCCTAATATTATCACTATGTCGCATTTTGCATCGGCAGGTGAATCGACAGCGTTTACTCTGGAGCAATTAGATTGTTTTAATTCACTAACGCAAGGAATGAATGGCGCCAAAAGTTTAGCCAATTCTGCGGCGATTCAAAATTTGCCCGCGGCGCATTTTGATTGGGTGCGCCCGGGTATTATGCTTTATGGGGCGGGTGATTTATCAACAGGTCAGCAATTATCCCCTTTAAAACCTGTGATGACCTTAAAAACGGAAGTCACCAGTTTGAAATGGATAGAAGCGGGTGAGTCGGTTGGTTATGGACAAACCTGGAAGGCTACTAAAAAATCTTTTGTGGGTGTTTTAGCCGTTGGCTACGGAGATGGCTATCCACGACATGCCGTATCGGGAACACCTGTTTTAGTGGCAGGAAAACGCGTACCTTTGATCGGGCGAGTATCTATGGATATGATTACCGTCGATTTAACAGACCTAGCTGATAGCGTTCAAATTGGCGATGAAGCCATACTTTGGGGTGAAGGTTTACCCGTTGATGAGGTGGCCAAGCATGCTTCAACCATTGCTTATGAATTGTTGTGTGGTGTCACGGCACGCGTTCCTATTATTGAAGTTCGTGCTTCTTAA
- a CDS encoding NUDIX domain-containing protein, protein MNKVLEIISKKRGYDGFFKIDCIEFKHSLFQGGMTPIISRELFGRGQAVVVLLYDTATQQVVLVEQCRAGALMHAYENPNNAWLLEPVAGMIDHGEKPYDACVRECQEEASIQVLEFEPIYQFYPSPGGSDEVLHLFAAEIDAQLVPDYAGLAEDHEDIRLVKLSFSEAKQRLMAAEFNVASTLIGLQWLFFQKLAV, encoded by the coding sequence ATGAATAAAGTATTAGAAATTATTTCCAAAAAGCGCGGCTATGATGGTTTTTTTAAAATCGATTGTATCGAATTTAAACACAGTTTATTTCAAGGTGGAATGACGCCGATTATTAGCCGAGAATTGTTTGGCAGGGGTCAGGCAGTGGTTGTTTTGTTGTACGATACGGCAACCCAACAGGTCGTTCTGGTAGAACAATGCCGAGCGGGTGCTCTAATGCACGCTTATGAAAATCCTAATAATGCTTGGTTGTTAGAACCGGTAGCTGGCATGATTGATCACGGTGAAAAGCCTTATGATGCTTGCGTTAGAGAATGCCAAGAAGAAGCCAGTATTCAGGTACTTGAATTTGAACCTATCTATCAGTTTTATCCCAGTCCTGGTGGGAGTGATGAAGTGTTGCATTTGTTTGCCGCTGAAATTGATGCCCAACTGGTTCCAGATTATGCAGGTTTGGCAGAAGATCATGAAGATATTCGCTTGGTGAAACTGTCTTTTTCTGAAGCTAAGCAACGCTTAATGGCCGCAGAATTTAATGTTGCCAGCACGCTGATTGGTTTGCAATGGCTGTTTTTTCAAAAGTTAGCCGTTTAA
- a CDS encoding ATP-binding protein, protein MLNLKHRNFRVSIRSRFFILLLTLTILPFLAYRFAIDLHHILLKNQATIQHQTATNLSLILENRTDLWALQILEGTPTSQLAHLNLENSVLWIVNERGQTTYVVGQFNTKLQPNKDPFTWLGKSIIETFASIFPFTLPYPYPQSEHPESTLFRQSIQGQTFQQYRLDKNHQPVSLMSSSPLRVNGKTLGIIVVEQQMSSLLGDSLNNFYRLIGMGALIFLFVMLSAIFHIGALSNRIVRLDGDVRKTLSIKGKISTNNFPDRFQTTYHDELSDLRHHIYEMLQQLSSYERYLKQFPKALRHELHNPLNRLSMSLSLLENEINHKQLDFAQHALQQLKQIIASLTEATSIEDSLQLQTPEAFPIGEMMHHYLDNIATLNQEAPLKIKKNIPMDVMIMGDGFMIEQLMDKLLSNAKDFNDEKAPIEVQTYQQNKSVIIKVINSGPLLPAGFESRIFDGMTSIRPINQDDQAHLGLGLYIVKLIADYHKGKINARNRFDIKATDGTSVNGVEFILEIPIL, encoded by the coding sequence ATGTTGAACTTAAAACACCGAAATTTTCGGGTATCGATAAGATCTCGATTTTTTATATTATTGCTCACCTTAACCATTCTGCCTTTTTTAGCTTATCGATTTGCCATAGACTTACATCATATCTTGCTTAAAAACCAAGCGACCATTCAGCATCAAACCGCCACAAACTTATCACTCATTTTAGAAAACCGTACTGACCTATGGGCACTCCAAATTTTAGAAGGGACCCCCACCAGCCAATTGGCGCACCTAAACTTGGAAAACTCTGTTTTATGGATAGTCAATGAACGCGGACAAACCACCTATGTGGTTGGACAATTTAATACCAAACTTCAACCCAATAAAGACCCATTTACTTGGCTAGGTAAAAGCATTATCGAAACCTTTGCCAGTATTTTTCCTTTTACACTGCCCTATCCCTATCCTCAGTCCGAGCATCCAGAAAGCACATTATTTCGTCAATCCATTCAAGGACAGACTTTTCAGCAATACCGACTCGACAAAAATCATCAGCCAGTTTCCCTCATGTCGTCTAGCCCTTTAAGGGTGAATGGTAAAACGCTTGGCATTATTGTGGTGGAGCAACAAATGTCTAGCTTGCTGGGTGACTCGCTCAATAACTTTTATCGGCTAATTGGTATGGGTGCACTTATCTTTTTATTTGTGATGCTCAGCGCTATTTTCCATATCGGTGCACTTTCTAATCGTATTGTGAGATTAGATGGCGATGTTCGCAAGACCCTCAGCATTAAGGGCAAAATATCGACCAATAATTTCCCTGACCGTTTTCAAACAACCTACCATGATGAACTCTCTGATTTACGCCATCACATTTATGAAATGCTACAACAACTGTCCTCTTATGAGCGCTATTTAAAACAATTTCCCAAAGCATTACGTCATGAATTGCACAATCCTTTAAACCGCTTGTCTATGTCTTTGTCATTATTAGAAAATGAAATTAACCACAAGCAACTAGACTTTGCACAACACGCCCTTCAACAACTCAAACAAATCATTGCCTCCTTAACCGAAGCGACAAGCATCGAAGACAGTTTGCAACTTCAAACCCCCGAAGCTTTTCCCATTGGCGAAATGATGCATCATTATCTCGATAACATTGCGACCTTAAATCAAGAAGCCCCTTTAAAAATTAAAAAGAACATTCCAATGGATGTGATGATTATGGGGGATGGATTTATGATTGAACAGTTGATGGACAAATTGTTAAGCAATGCCAAAGATTTTAATGATGAAAAAGCCCCGATTGAGGTTCAGACCTATCAGCAAAACAAATCGGTCATTATCAAAGTCATTAACTCTGGGCCTTTATTGCCCGCAGGTTTTGAATCTAGAATTTTTGACGGCATGACGAGTATCAGACCCATTAACCAAGATGATCAAGCCCACTTAGGATTAGGCTTGTATATTGTGAAATTAATCGCTGATTACCATAAAGGGAAAATTAATGCGCGCAATCGATTTGATATCAAAGCAACGGATGGAACAAGTGTCAATGGGGTTGAGTTTATATTAGAAATTCCAATACTGTAA
- the rplI gene encoding 50S ribosomal protein L9, whose amino-acid sequence MNIILLEKVQNLGNLGDNVTVKSGYARNFLIPQGKAKPATKENIAEFEARRAELEKLAAEALANAQAVYEKMNGLVVAVESVAGDEGKLFGSIGTHDIADALIASGFEVERKAVRMPEGALRHVGTYEIDVQLHTDVVASITVEVKATKA is encoded by the coding sequence ATGAATATTATTCTGCTTGAGAAAGTACAAAACTTAGGTAACTTAGGTGATAATGTTACTGTTAAATCTGGTTACGCGCGTAACTTTTTGATTCCGCAAGGAAAAGCTAAGCCAGCAACTAAAGAAAACATTGCTGAGTTTGAAGCGCGTCGTGCTGAATTAGAAAAATTAGCTGCTGAAGCTTTAGCGAATGCACAAGCTGTTTATGAAAAAATGAACGGTTTAGTAGTTGCTGTTGAGTCTGTTGCTGGTGACGAAGGTAAGTTGTTCGGTTCTATCGGAACGCATGACATTGCTGATGCATTGATTGCTTCTGGTTTTGAAGTTGAGCGTAAAGCTGTTCGTATGCCAGAAGGCGCATTGCGTCATGTGGGTACTTACGAAATTGATGTTCAATTACACACTGATGTGGTTGCGTCAATCACGGTTGAAGTTAAAGCAACTAAAGCTTAA